A single region of the Candidatus Dormiibacterota bacterium genome encodes:
- a CDS encoding S9 family peptidase, translated as MRRRTRVLIIVPCLWLLSLVPAPLAGEKRPITEQDLFRFVWIADPQISPDGSRAAYVRVTVNEKKEGYETQIWMVSTRGEAPARLTGGPRDAGPRWSPDGRRLVFTRSLDDGGQPQPPQLYVLPAHGGEAWPLTTLPKGAGAPAWSPDGSRVAFLSGTTDEDITRAGKKKGSGDAERESDVRVVTLAVYREDGEGYADPKHHSHIWTVAVPAEADNATAPKRVTTGPFDEGPPAWSVDGTRIYFTSDRNLEPYYELPTSALYAVPAAGGEITRVVAMEGVVGPFRLGPGGRQVTFVGAVTRPPRSYDQPRLFVSDTTPDSRPRLMAPDLDRDAGSGIIGDQHAPRGGAGPSPFWTADGRFIIAAVSDQGTANLRRFDVKEGRTRMVTSGDQEVSGWTATPDGSHIVVLVSTPTNIGDLHLVEADGTLTRLTDVNRELFSGLRLGEPEEIRYTSFDGRTIQAWALKPPDFDPRRKYPLILDIHGGPHAAYGYNFFHEFQTMAARGYVVLYPNPRGSTTYGQEFGNIIQYRYPGDDARDLLAGIDELVRRGYIDETKLGVTGGSGGGVLTNWLIGHSTRFAAAVSQRSIADWSAWWYTADFTLFQPTWFRGAPWEQADDFHARSPLSYVSEIRTPLMLIEGEADYRTPPATGGEEMFRALKYLHRPVVMVRFPGESHELSRSGGPWHRVERLQHIINWFDIYLKSKELHIYDIEGAETPRKTAGPAGG; from the coding sequence ATGCGGCGACGCACGAGGGTCCTCATCATTGTGCCCTGCCTGTGGCTCTTGAGCCTCGTCCCGGCTCCGCTGGCCGGCGAGAAGCGACCGATCACGGAGCAGGACCTCTTCCGGTTCGTCTGGATCGCCGACCCGCAGATCTCGCCCGACGGCTCGCGCGCGGCGTACGTGCGCGTCACCGTGAACGAGAAGAAGGAGGGTTACGAGACGCAGATCTGGATGGTCTCGACCCGGGGAGAGGCGCCCGCGCGACTGACGGGCGGCCCTCGAGACGCCGGCCCGCGCTGGTCCCCGGACGGCCGCCGGCTGGTCTTCACGCGCTCGCTCGACGACGGCGGGCAGCCGCAGCCTCCGCAGCTGTACGTGCTGCCGGCACACGGCGGGGAGGCGTGGCCGCTGACCACCCTGCCGAAGGGGGCCGGCGCTCCCGCCTGGTCGCCGGACGGCAGCAGGGTGGCGTTCCTGAGCGGCACGACCGACGAGGACATCACCCGTGCCGGGAAGAAGAAGGGATCCGGCGATGCCGAGCGCGAGAGCGACGTGCGGGTCGTCACCTTGGCTGTGTACAGGGAGGACGGCGAGGGGTACGCCGACCCGAAGCATCATTCTCATATCTGGACGGTCGCCGTGCCGGCCGAAGCGGACAATGCCACCGCACCGAAGCGGGTCACCACCGGTCCCTTCGACGAAGGGCCTCCGGCGTGGTCCGTCGACGGGACGCGGATCTATTTCACCTCCGATCGCAACCTCGAGCCCTATTACGAGCTGCCGACCTCGGCGCTCTACGCGGTCCCCGCGGCGGGCGGAGAGATCACGCGCGTCGTGGCGATGGAGGGGGTGGTCGGGCCGTTCCGCCTCGGTCCCGGCGGACGCCAGGTCACGTTCGTCGGGGCGGTGACCCGCCCGCCGCGCTCCTACGATCAGCCCCGGCTGTTCGTGTCGGACACGACGCCGGACTCCAGGCCGCGGTTGATGGCACCCGATCTCGATCGCGACGCCGGGTCCGGCATCATCGGCGACCAGCACGCCCCGCGTGGAGGGGCCGGGCCCTCCCCCTTCTGGACGGCGGACGGCCGCTTCATCATCGCGGCCGTGTCGGATCAGGGCACGGCAAATCTGCGACGCTTCGACGTCAAGGAGGGGCGCACGCGGATGGTCACGAGCGGAGACCAGGAAGTCTCGGGCTGGACCGCCACGCCCGACGGCTCGCACATCGTGGTCCTGGTTTCGACACCCACCAACATCGGGGATCTCCACCTCGTCGAGGCCGACGGCACGCTCACACGGCTGACCGACGTCAACCGGGAGCTCTTCTCGGGGCTGAGGCTCGGGGAGCCGGAGGAGATCCGGTACACGAGCTTCGACGGCAGGACGATCCAGGCCTGGGCGCTTAAACCACCCGACTTCGATCCGCGCAGGAAATACCCTCTGATCCTCGACATCCACGGCGGGCCGCACGCCGCCTATGGGTACAACTTCTTCCACGAGTTCCAGACGATGGCGGCCCGGGGTTACGTCGTCCTCTACCCGAACCCCCGCGGCAGCACGACGTATGGCCAGGAGTTCGGGAACATCATCCAGTACCGCTATCCGGGAGACGACGCCCGGGATCTGCTGGCGGGCATCGACGAGCTCGTCCGGCGCGGCTACATCGACGAGACGAAGCTCGGCGTCACGGGCGGGAGCGGCGGAGGCGTCCTGACCAACTGGCTGATCGGACATTCCACCCGCTTCGCCGCCGCCGTCTCGCAGCGCTCGATCGCCGACTGGTCCGCATGGTGGTACACGGCCGACTTCACGCTGTTCCAGCCCACCTGGTTCCGGGGCGCGCCCTGGGAGCAGGCCGACGACTTCCACGCCCGTTCGCCGCTGAGCTACGTCAGCGAAATCAGGACACCTCTCATGCTCATCGAAGGCGAGGCCGACTACCGGACGCCGCCGGCGACCGGGGGTGAAGAGATGTTCCGGGCATTGAAGTATCTGCATCGCCCCGTGGTCATGGTACGCTTCCCCGGCGAGTCGCACGAGCTGTCGCGCTCGGGCGGCCCCTGGCATCGCGTGGAGCGTCTGCAGCACATCATCAACTGGTTCGACATTTACCTGAAATCCAAGGAACTCCACATCTACGACATCGAGGGTGCGGAGACGCCTCGGAAAACGGCGGGGCCTGCAGGCGGGTGA
- a CDS encoding sigma-54-dependent Fis family transcriptional regulator, which produces MTTRTAGIVAVSGRGEPGATIMAPAPLAVALGRIAQAVSGALELKDVFTGVAEAAATVLPFDIMAVGRLEATDTWTVYAISGNTEDLPRTLRTEDVSPAIRVAPGSVIRIDDAERELDPRHVLDRLLLERGLRSGLRAPLVRGETLAGAVSFWSRRPAAFTVEHEAAIRPIATLLGLALEHERLWSLDAARRRRLDAIDSLLLTMAGSLHIREVFNRVSEVVGPVLPHDRLVLTSLSADRREVTVDAVSGEPVEGLPKKMKLAEKYIDQPQPEYVLIRDVEEEPDDGCGRNAWCRAHGTRSVLKIPLRLDGGLGALIFASRTPRQYSEEDVPVARRVADHVSLALSHQRLAEEERKAAEARDRAARLEQRVEALRDELETSRGYRRVVGDSRKWKAVLTQATKVAPTETTVLLTGESGTGKEVVARFVHRGSPRARGPFVALNCAALPENLLESEMFGHEKGAFTGAVAARPGRIEQAAGGVLFLDEVGEMTPAVQAKLLRVLQEREFQRLGATRPMKADVRIVAATNRDLETALARGQFREDLYYRLRVFEIRLPPLRERREDILPMAEAFLEEIGPAVGRPAAGISREAHEALLSYPWPGNARELRNALERATILCDGGLITVEHLPIGVGPPTPARSHDGAAESFPSGGVSLDGVERDLITKALQESKNNRSRAARLLGITRSQLYSRMQKHGLGEGSAGPRG; this is translated from the coding sequence ATGACAACCAGGACGGCCGGGATCGTCGCGGTGTCGGGCCGCGGCGAACCGGGTGCAACGATCATGGCTCCTGCCCCCCTCGCAGTCGCGCTCGGTCGCATCGCACAGGCTGTCTCCGGCGCCCTCGAGCTGAAGGACGTCTTCACGGGTGTCGCCGAAGCCGCGGCCACCGTCCTGCCGTTCGACATCATGGCGGTGGGTCGCCTCGAGGCGACGGACACGTGGACGGTGTATGCCATCTCCGGCAACACCGAGGATCTGCCGCGCACCCTCCGCACCGAGGATGTTTCTCCCGCCATCCGGGTGGCGCCCGGGAGCGTCATCCGCATCGACGACGCGGAGCGCGAGCTCGACCCGCGCCACGTCCTCGATCGCCTGCTGCTGGAGCGCGGTCTGCGGTCCGGCCTGCGCGCCCCCCTCGTCCGCGGCGAGACGCTCGCCGGCGCAGTTTCATTCTGGTCCCGGCGCCCCGCGGCTTTCACGGTCGAGCACGAGGCGGCAATCCGGCCGATCGCCACGCTGCTGGGACTGGCCCTCGAGCACGAGAGACTGTGGAGCCTCGACGCCGCGCGCCGGCGGCGCCTGGATGCCATCGACTCGCTGCTTCTGACGATGGCCGGGAGCCTTCACATCCGGGAGGTCTTCAACCGGGTCTCCGAGGTGGTGGGTCCGGTCCTGCCCCACGACCGTCTGGTGCTCACTTCGCTGAGCGCCGACCGCCGCGAGGTCACCGTGGACGCGGTCTCGGGTGAGCCGGTCGAGGGTCTCCCGAAGAAGATGAAGCTGGCGGAGAAATACATCGACCAGCCGCAGCCCGAGTACGTCCTGATCCGTGACGTCGAGGAGGAGCCGGACGACGGCTGCGGGCGCAACGCCTGGTGCCGCGCGCACGGGACCCGCTCGGTCCTCAAGATTCCGCTTCGGCTCGACGGCGGTCTCGGCGCGCTGATCTTCGCGTCGCGCACGCCGCGCCAGTACTCGGAGGAGGACGTCCCGGTGGCCCGCCGGGTGGCGGATCACGTGAGTCTTGCGCTGTCCCACCAGCGTCTGGCCGAGGAGGAGCGCAAGGCGGCCGAGGCGCGCGACCGGGCCGCCCGGCTCGAGCAGCGTGTGGAGGCGCTCAGGGACGAGCTGGAGACGAGCCGGGGCTACCGCCGCGTGGTCGGCGACTCGAGAAAGTGGAAGGCGGTCCTCACCCAGGCGACGAAGGTGGCGCCGACCGAGACGACGGTGCTGCTCACCGGGGAATCGGGGACCGGGAAGGAGGTCGTGGCCCGCTTCGTGCACCGCGGCTCGCCCCGCGCGCGCGGCCCCTTCGTGGCGCTCAACTGCGCCGCCCTGCCGGAGAACCTTCTGGAGTCCGAGATGTTCGGGCACGAGAAGGGGGCGTTCACCGGGGCGGTGGCGGCGCGGCCCGGCCGCATCGAGCAGGCCGCGGGGGGCGTCCTGTTTCTCGACGAGGTGGGGGAGATGACCCCTGCCGTCCAGGCGAAACTGCTGCGGGTCCTGCAGGAGCGCGAGTTCCAGCGCCTCGGCGCAACGCGGCCGATGAAGGCGGACGTGCGGATCGTGGCGGCGACCAACCGCGATCTCGAGACGGCCCTGGCCCGCGGACAGTTCCGCGAGGACCTCTATTACAGGCTGCGGGTCTTCGAGATCCGCCTGCCGCCGCTGCGCGAGCGGCGCGAGGACATCCTGCCGATGGCCGAGGCCTTCCTCGAGGAGATCGGACCGGCCGTCGGCCGCCCCGCCGCGGGAATCTCGCGCGAGGCCCACGAAGCGCTGCTCTCCTACCCGTGGCCCGGCAACGCCCGCGAGCTGCGCAACGCCCTCGAGCGCGCCACCATCCTGTGCGACGGCGGCCTGATCACGGTCGAGCACCTGCCGATCGGCGTCGGGCCCCCGACCCCCGCGCGCAGTCACGACGGCGCGGCCGAATCCTTCCCGTCCGGCGGCGTGAGCCTGGACGGTGTCGAGCGCGATCTGATCACCAAGGCGCTGCAGGAGTCGAAGAACAACCGCTCGCGCGCCGCGCGCCTTCTGGGCATCACCCGCTCGCAGCTCTACTCCCGGATGCAGAAGCACGGCCTGGGGGAAGGCTCCGCCGGGCCCCGTGGCTGA
- a CDS encoding YfhO family protein, whose translation MAALVLLTALVFYQALAGGVFVDSDFSQVFEPQRSALRQGIEARGTPPGGSLLWTSRFGNGSPVLANPLHAALYPPNILFRLATRWSVARLLTLLALAHILWGAIGAWFLARLWRIEPAGAWVTAVAFGFCGLSVSAIASLAIAWTTAWLPWLVLAGERLRLAPRGRVVAALFLAFVLAMMILAGEPFVILAGVGLLAILQCEGWGEERGSRRRGLGALLGGVAGGVVLASPALAATLRYLPASVRAAGFQDEGILQWSLHPLEILGFLVPGAFGDPTLRGLPGFWGKALVPGRDHELFAGLYLGGLVIALAAAGAIGSRRRERLLQLWMGILLLLALGRYGPFYHILVRLPGGDALRHPVKWLAPAMLGVALMAGRGVGVFTAAPASGERRLSTAVVSITLAVLAIAALVASAATAGLDRVFAGLALLPPQYAHEIDPLTRLVRTALVQGSTRSALPLLGLFAALALRARAKWGGRPRAAAVLGWVAAVLVTADLAQANPRLAPVAPESFYRVVPAAARAVLDDPEGHNRLYIEEPWSVDDVFVDPPLTAIDFFQWQRQTLQVYAAASYSIDLAFNIDIEVFTTLHYARLGYLLDKAPLREKLMLLGAAGATHLATHRPLSDARLRAVAVQPGRMERPLRVFRNLLAVPRARVVPAATVYRDNAGFIEAVRRGPDDLFFRTTLIEQADAIPAASPGPAAGEAGPGSPAGARTAIIHRDTGSELAIHVTGAGGYLVLNDALVPGWSATVDGRAAPIIRADYAFRAVPVPAGDHDVMMRYFPW comes from the coding sequence GTGGCGGCGCTCGTCCTCCTCACGGCGCTGGTCTTTTACCAGGCGCTGGCCGGGGGAGTGTTCGTCGACTCCGACTTCAGCCAGGTGTTCGAGCCGCAGCGGTCGGCCCTGCGTCAAGGAATCGAGGCCCGGGGCACGCCGCCCGGCGGGTCGCTCTTGTGGACTTCGCGGTTCGGAAACGGATCACCGGTCCTCGCCAATCCGCTGCACGCGGCTCTTTATCCGCCCAATATCCTGTTCCGCCTCGCGACTCGTTGGTCGGTCGCGCGCCTGCTGACGCTTCTGGCGCTCGCCCACATACTCTGGGGAGCGATCGGCGCCTGGTTCCTGGCCCGCCTCTGGAGAATTGAACCGGCGGGCGCCTGGGTGACGGCGGTCGCTTTCGGTTTCTGCGGGCTCAGTGTGTCGGCCATCGCCTCGCTGGCCATCGCGTGGACAACCGCCTGGCTTCCGTGGCTGGTGCTGGCGGGCGAGCGGCTGCGCCTCGCGCCGCGCGGGAGAGTCGTGGCGGCGCTGTTCCTGGCCTTCGTGCTCGCGATGATGATTCTGGCGGGGGAGCCGTTCGTCATCCTGGCGGGCGTGGGACTTCTGGCGATTCTTCAATGCGAGGGCTGGGGGGAGGAGCGGGGCTCACGGCGTCGCGGGTTGGGTGCGCTCCTCGGCGGGGTCGCCGGGGGCGTCGTCCTGGCCTCGCCGGCTCTGGCCGCCACGCTCCGCTATTTACCCGCCTCGGTGCGCGCCGCCGGTTTCCAGGACGAGGGGATCCTGCAGTGGTCCTTGCATCCCCTGGAAATCCTCGGGTTCCTCGTGCCTGGAGCCTTCGGCGATCCCACTCTGCGCGGGCTTCCCGGCTTCTGGGGCAAGGCCCTGGTTCCGGGCAGAGACCACGAGCTGTTCGCCGGACTCTATCTCGGCGGCCTGGTGATCGCCCTGGCCGCCGCGGGAGCGATCGGGTCCAGGCGGCGGGAGCGTCTGCTTCAACTCTGGATGGGGATCCTCCTCCTCCTGGCGCTGGGACGATACGGGCCGTTCTACCACATCCTCGTGCGTCTGCCCGGCGGCGATGCCCTGCGTCATCCCGTGAAGTGGCTGGCGCCCGCCATGCTGGGCGTGGCGCTCATGGCGGGGCGGGGGGTGGGGGTGTTCACGGCCGCGCCCGCGTCCGGTGAGCGGCGCCTCTCGACGGCTGTCGTGTCGATCACGCTCGCCGTCCTGGCGATCGCCGCGCTCGTGGCCTCGGCGGCAACGGCAGGCCTCGACCGTGTCTTCGCGGGCCTGGCGCTGCTCCCGCCGCAGTATGCGCATGAGATCGACCCGCTGACCCGGCTGGTCCGCACCGCCCTGGTGCAGGGCTCGACCCGCTCGGCCTTGCCGCTGCTTGGACTCTTCGCGGCCCTCGCGCTTCGCGCTCGGGCGAAATGGGGCGGGCGACCCCGGGCGGCCGCCGTCCTGGGCTGGGTGGCGGCCGTCCTCGTGACCGCCGACCTGGCGCAGGCGAACCCGCGCCTGGCTCCGGTCGCCCCGGAGAGCTTCTATCGCGTGGTCCCTGCCGCGGCGCGCGCGGTGCTGGACGATCCGGAGGGGCACAATCGTCTGTACATCGAAGAGCCCTGGAGTGTCGACGACGTATTCGTCGATCCGCCGCTCACCGCGATCGATTTTTTCCAGTGGCAGCGACAGACTCTTCAGGTGTATGCGGCCGCGAGCTACAGCATCGATCTGGCGTTCAACATCGACATCGAGGTCTTCACCACCCTCCATTACGCCCGGCTCGGTTACCTGCTCGACAAAGCGCCGCTGCGGGAGAAGCTGATGCTCCTCGGCGCCGCCGGCGCCACGCACCTGGCCACGCACAGACCGTTGAGCGACGCGCGCCTGCGTGCGGTCGCGGTCCAGCCGGGACGCATGGAACGCCCCCTGCGCGTGTTCCGGAACCTCCTGGCCGTTCCCCGGGCCCGCGTCGTGCCGGCCGCCACCGTATACCGCGACAACGCCGGCTTCATCGAGGCGGTCCGGCGCGGTCCCGATGACCTGTTCTTCCGCACGACGCTGATCGAGCAGGCCGACGCAATCCCGGCGGCGTCTCCGGGACCAGCCGCCGGCGAAGCCGGGCCCGGCTCCCCTGCCGGGGCGCGCACGGCCATCATCCACAGAGACACGGGGAGCGAGCTGGCGATCCATGTGACCGGCGCGGGCGGATACCTGGTGCTGAACGACGCCCTGGTTCCCGGATGGTCCGCGACGGTGGACGGCCGGGCGGCGCCGATCATAAGGGCCGATTACGCCTTCCGCGCGGTCCCCGTTCCCGCCGGCGACCACGATGTGATGATGAGATATTTCCCGTGGTAG
- a CDS encoding Re/Si-specific NAD(P)(+) transhydrogenase subunit alpha — MRIAVPKETRPGERRVALAPDSCKKLVQAGYAISLESGAGDAAFLPDDAFREAGAAVETDAAAMVGSADIVLHVNPPAADGAVRDEIPWMRPGTILLGSLMPLRNPEVVRTLAARRITAFSTDAVPRTTRAQSMDTLSSMANITGYKGVLLAATELGKYFPMFMTAAGTVFPARVFIIGAAVAGLQAIATARRLGANVFATDVRPEVKEQIESLGAKYVGVELKESASAGGGYARELSEADKVRQRELLAEQCALADIVITTALIGGVTAPKLITAAMVKRMRPGSIIVDLGADGGGNCEVSRLGESILVNGVRIMAPLNLPATMPTHASLLFSRNLAAFILTFTKDKSFVLDLSDDIQKASIITREGEILHSRTKEALQKVRV; from the coding sequence ATGAGGATCGCCGTTCCGAAGGAGACGAGACCGGGCGAGCGTCGCGTCGCGCTCGCGCCGGACTCGTGCAAGAAGCTGGTCCAGGCGGGATACGCCATCTCGCTCGAGAGCGGCGCCGGCGATGCGGCCTTCCTCCCGGATGACGCCTTTCGCGAGGCGGGGGCCGCGGTCGAGACCGACGCGGCGGCGATGGTCGGCTCCGCCGATATCGTTCTGCACGTGAACCCGCCCGCGGCCGACGGCGCGGTACGCGATGAGATCCCGTGGATGCGGCCGGGAACGATCCTCCTGGGGTCCCTGATGCCGCTGCGGAACCCCGAGGTCGTGCGAACCCTGGCGGCCCGCCGGATCACCGCGTTCTCGACCGACGCCGTCCCGCGCACCACGCGCGCGCAGTCCATGGACACGCTCTCCTCGATGGCCAACATCACCGGCTACAAGGGGGTGTTGCTGGCCGCGACCGAGCTGGGCAAGTACTTCCCGATGTTCATGACCGCCGCGGGGACCGTCTTCCCCGCCAGGGTCTTCATCATCGGGGCCGCGGTCGCGGGGCTGCAGGCGATCGCGACCGCCAGGCGGCTGGGCGCCAACGTGTTCGCCACCGACGTGCGGCCCGAGGTGAAGGAGCAGATCGAGAGCCTGGGAGCCAAGTACGTCGGCGTGGAGCTGAAGGAGAGCGCCTCGGCCGGAGGGGGATACGCCCGCGAGCTCTCGGAGGCGGACAAGGTCCGCCAGCGCGAGCTGCTCGCGGAGCAGTGCGCCCTGGCCGACATCGTGATCACCACGGCGCTGATCGGCGGAGTGACCGCGCCCAAGCTCATCACGGCGGCCATGGTGAAGAGGATGCGGCCCGGCTCGATCATCGTGGACCTCGGGGCGGACGGCGGAGGCAATTGCGAGGTGTCGCGGCTCGGGGAGAGCATCCTCGTGAACGGTGTCCGGATCATGGCTCCCCTGAATCTCCCGGCCACCATGCCGACTCACGCCAGTCTCCTCTTCTCGCGCAACCTGGCCGCCTTCATCCTGACGTTCACGAAGGACAAGTCGTTCGTGCTGGATCTCTCCGACGACATTCAGAAGGCGTCGATCATCACCCGTGAGGGCGAAATCCTGCATTCGAGGACGAAAGAGGCCCTGCAGAAGGTCCGCGTCTAG
- a CDS encoding NAD(P)(+) transhydrogenase (Re/Si-specific) subunit beta, with amino-acid sequence MIVAFTQLSYVVATALFILALHWMNDPKTARRGVYGGVAAMFLAILATWAQPQVIVHHVWIVIAIALGFIVGWPLSRVPLTAVPQRTALSHSFGGLAAGLVGTAEYFLWLGEAPVNLTPFRMTAIIAEIILGYLTFTGSLMAAGKLQEIRWIPQRPVTFPLQNALNIGLLLLAVIVGAALVLNPAAPWSATAFLVIIGLALLFGVLLIIPIGGADMPTVISILNAYAGLSAVAMGFVLDNKLLITAGALDGSSGLILSVIMCKAMNRSFFNVLFGAFGKVEAVKAASGQKVYKTETIEGAAQLLEQASLVVIVPGYGMAVAQAQHKVRELYDQLKKRGITVRFAIHPVAGRMPGHMNVLLAEADIPYTDLVEMDEINPDMPQCDVALVVGANDVVNPAARYDKSSPIYGMPIIDADKARTVLAIKRSKNPGFAGIDNELYFSDRTWMLFGDAKAVVGELVKQLSGGSGMH; translated from the coding sequence ATGATTGTCGCCTTCACCCAGCTCTCCTACGTGGTGGCGACGGCGCTGTTCATCCTCGCGCTCCACTGGATGAACGACCCGAAGACGGCCCGCCGCGGCGTCTACGGCGGCGTGGCGGCCATGTTCCTCGCCATCCTCGCCACCTGGGCGCAGCCCCAGGTGATCGTCCACCACGTCTGGATCGTCATCGCCATCGCCCTGGGCTTCATCGTGGGGTGGCCGCTGTCGCGCGTTCCCCTGACGGCGGTGCCGCAGCGGACGGCCCTCTCCCACTCGTTCGGCGGGCTCGCCGCGGGCCTGGTCGGCACGGCGGAATATTTCCTCTGGCTGGGCGAGGCCCCGGTCAACCTCACGCCGTTCCGCATGACCGCCATCATCGCCGAGATCATCCTCGGCTACCTGACGTTCACCGGCAGCCTGATGGCCGCGGGGAAGCTGCAGGAGATCCGCTGGATCCCCCAGCGGCCCGTGACCTTCCCCCTGCAGAACGCGCTCAACATAGGCCTCCTGCTCCTGGCCGTCATCGTCGGCGCGGCCCTGGTCCTCAACCCCGCGGCCCCCTGGTCGGCCACGGCGTTCCTGGTCATCATCGGCCTGGCGCTCCTGTTCGGCGTCCTGCTCATCATCCCGATCGGCGGCGCCGACATGCCGACGGTCATCTCCATCCTGAACGCCTACGCCGGCCTGTCCGCGGTGGCGATGGGCTTCGTGCTCGACAACAAGCTCCTGATCACGGCGGGGGCGCTGGACGGCTCGAGCGGTCTGATCCTGTCGGTCATCATGTGCAAGGCGATGAACCGGTCGTTCTTCAACGTCCTGTTCGGCGCCTTCGGCAAGGTCGAGGCCGTGAAGGCCGCCTCCGGTCAGAAGGTCTACAAGACCGAGACGATCGAGGGGGCGGCGCAGCTTCTCGAGCAGGCCAGCCTCGTCGTGATCGTCCCGGGCTACGGCATGGCGGTCGCCCAGGCCCAGCACAAGGTCCGCGAGCTCTACGATCAGCTGAAGAAGCGCGGCATCACCGTCAGGTTCGCCATCCACCCCGTGGCGGGGCGGATGCCGGGCCACATGAACGTGCTGCTCGCCGAGGCGGACATTCCCTACACCGACCTGGTGGAGATGGACGAGATCAACCCGGACATGCCGCAGTGCGACGTGGCGCTCGTGGTGGGAGCCAACGACGTCGTGAACCCCGCGGCGCGCTACGACAAGTCCAGCCCGATCTACGGCATGCCGATCATCGACGCCGACAAGGCCCGGACGGTCCTCGCCATCAAGCGCAGCAAGAATCCCGGGTTCGCCGGAATCGACAACGAGCTGTATTTCTCGGACAGGACCTGGATGCTGTTCGGAGACGCCAAGGCGGTCGTCGGCGAGCTGGTCAAGCAGCTGTCGGGCGGCTCAGGGATGCACTGA
- a CDS encoding MFS transporter — MSTLPDRPAGPRVYTRAEQRHALAASFLGWTLDAFDFFILVFMMDRVAAEFRVTKGAIVATLTATLALRPVGAVIFGMLADRYGRRRPLMANVIYFSLIEFGCGFAPNYTVFLVLRALYGIGMGGEWGVGASLAMEIAPRRWRGVLSGILQSGYSIGYLMAAVCARLVLPAWGWRPMFWLGGVPALLALYIRLRVPESEAWQQNRAPTVGAILRAVAGHGRSFVYLIALMTLMMFLSHGTQDLYPDFLKTTHLLADGTVSSIAILFSVGAVLGAIVFGHFSESGRRRSMMFALGLSLAVIPLWAFGHSLPVLALGAFLMQVGVQGAWGVIPAHLNELAPDAARGLMPGLAYQLGILFAAPTNSLQYALAGRVGYPAALALFEFVVIVSLTAVLLFGSERRGRSFFGEPEPGVSRPAGPP, encoded by the coding sequence ATGAGCACGCTCCCCGATCGCCCCGCCGGCCCCCGCGTCTACACCCGCGCCGAGCAGAGGCACGCGCTCGCCGCGAGCTTCCTCGGTTGGACGCTCGACGCCTTCGACTTCTTCATCCTGGTGTTCATGATGGACCGCGTGGCCGCCGAGTTCCGCGTGACCAAGGGGGCGATCGTGGCCACACTGACCGCGACGCTGGCCCTGCGCCCGGTCGGTGCCGTCATCTTCGGCATGCTCGCCGACCGCTACGGCCGGCGCCGGCCGCTCATGGCCAACGTCATCTATTTCTCCCTCATCGAGTTTGGCTGCGGCTTCGCACCCAACTACACCGTCTTCCTGGTGCTGCGCGCGCTCTACGGCATCGGCATGGGCGGGGAGTGGGGGGTGGGAGCCTCGCTGGCGATGGAGATAGCACCGCGGCGCTGGCGCGGTGTGCTCAGCGGCATTCTTCAATCCGGCTACTCCATCGGCTACCTGATGGCCGCGGTCTGCGCGCGCCTGGTTCTGCCGGCCTGGGGCTGGCGTCCGATGTTCTGGCTGGGCGGTGTCCCGGCCCTGCTCGCCCTCTACATCCGCCTGCGCGTGCCCGAGTCCGAGGCGTGGCAGCAGAACCGCGCTCCCACCGTCGGCGCGATCCTGCGCGCGGTCGCCGGGCACGGCAGGAGCTTCGTTTATCTGATCGCGCTCATGACTCTGATGATGTTCCTCTCGCACGGGACGCAGGACCTGTACCCCGACTTCCTGAAGACGACGCACCTGCTGGCGGACGGCACGGTGTCCTCCATCGCCATCCTTTTCAGTGTAGGGGCGGTCCTGGGGGCGATCGTCTTCGGGCACTTCTCCGAGAGCGGCCGCCGGCGGAGCATGATGTTCGCCCTCGGGCTGTCTCTCGCGGTGATCCCGCTCTGGGCCTTCGGGCACAGCCTGCCCGTGCTGGCCCTGGGGGCCTTCCTGATGCAGGTGGGGGTGCAGGGGGCGTGGGGAGTGATCCCCGCCCACCTCAACGAGCTCGCCCCCGACGCGGCCCGCGGGCTGATGCCCGGGCTCGCCTACCAGCTCGGCATCCTGTTCGCCGCGCCCACGAACAGCCTGCAGTACGCCCTGGCCGGACGAGTGGGATATCCGGCGGCCCTCGCTCTGTTCGAATTCGTGGTGATCGTCTCGCTGACGGCCGTGCTGCTCTTCGGATCGGAGCGGCGAGGCCGCAGCTTCTTCGGGGAGCCGGAGCCCGGCGTGTCGAGACCCGCCGGCCCTCCATGA
- a CDS encoding NAD(P) transhydrogenase subunit alpha, with translation MLFVFMLATFIGVGVIRRVSRLLHTPLMSLTNAISAIAVVGSIIVTGSEHPLHIRILGAIALFASTTNIVSGFLITDRMLKMFKGDGGRK, from the coding sequence ATGCTCTTCGTGTTCATGCTGGCGACCTTCATCGGGGTCGGCGTGATCAGGCGCGTGTCCCGTCTCCTTCATACACCGCTCATGTCCCTGACCAACGCCATCTCGGCCATCGCGGTGGTGGGCTCGATCATCGTCACAGGGTCCGAGCACCCTCTGCATATCCGCATCCTGGGGGCCATCGCGCTGTTCGCCTCGACGACCAACATCGTCAGCGGCTTCCTGATCACCGACCGCATGCTCAAGATGTTCAAGGGAGACGGGGGCCGGAAATGA